AGATCTTCTTTAAAACTCATTTGGATGACAATGTATCCAAATGAAAGCTTTCATCATCCAGATGATTTTGTTTGAATGCGTTGACGTTTAGATGAGTTTTGGTCTAGACTGGATGCTGAGATTTAATTGGATGTTGCCACCTATAGGATCTAAGAAGGTTCCACCATTGATTGGTCGAGGGAGAACAAGGGAAGGTCAACCGATGGCTGGGAAGGAATAAGTCAccagagaaaagaagaaaaaaaccttagaagAAAATaactacttttcaaattttgggttggggataaaattattatatttttaaacaagtagataaaatgtaataaaattttagtttttaaatttttttggttaaatgacaattttgccgttaattttgactaaaaattttaatagaatttgacttgtagatgtaattttaaatttttgaaagttaataaaTGTTAGTTTAGATTTACATggatgggaacaagtctttcttttggcctaaaatgtagactcacatttttcttttaactgcTTTTGATAAAGTGTAGTATCGTCTCTGTTGCTCCTAAGATGGTCAGTTGTCTACATAAAGAAGAAAACGGACTGCTGTCCTGCCAGAAGAGGAGTGGGAGCTGGAAGGATCTGGGAGCAGCAAAAGCCTGCTATTCATATCCATCCCTGCATGTTGAACACCAACGGCGACTGTAACACACGGTATGGGTAACGAAATCCttttaaaggagaaaaatgctttcaatgattttaaaatcaaaccaaattaattggttcaattgattgaataaaaaatcGACTCTAACTCTAAtccaattaacataaaaaaattgtttgtttaataAACTGGTCAAACTCGATTAAAATTGAACCGGTCAAAACAAGGTTTGACCTAAATTTAAAGTATGTttccaaattttaattagttttaaataattagattattttttattaaattaaatgaatttctaaatatttataaagaaaaataagtttaaaaaaaaattaaaaaaaaatcccaaatctattaaaatatcttctacaataatttatagaattatgttttttttctatatcataaaattaaaacttttttattttaattgttttattacaaccaaatgaataattattattcactacaaaatatattataacctCCATAAGTgtgaatatatttgatttttcaaaaatttttaaataaaatttatttattataatttggtaataaattaaactaatcaattttttggttaaatcaatcaaatcaatcGAACCATAACCTAATGAGACAACTGATTAAACCActgatctgattttaaaaacattgaatgCTGCAATTATGCTGTTTTCTACTCGGAAATGTGAAATTACAGAttaatatataacatgttaTTCCCGCCCTCTTTTTTCAATATACAAGACAATAGGCTACTGGTGCCTTATGTCAGTAAACCTATGGATTCCGTGAGCACATTAACAAGCAGTAATAGGACAAACTCCACACGAAAGAATGATGTCGAGCAACCTCAACTTCTTAAACAAAAGCTCCTCTTTTTTAGGACACATCTATACTGGTACAGAAGAAGCAAACAGAAATTACAAACACAAggtaaatatcaaaattacaaaaaataatcgGGTGTCTTGCGTGTGGTGTCAGGCTCTATTTGCCGGGGCGCCGgatcaaattgaagaaaattctgGTCCATATTCTCCCCAATCTCCAAAATTGCAGCCATATTCCCACACCGATAACAATAGTTTGGAGCACTAAATACAGTCACCACGTTCTTTTcctaaaggaaaaattatatgcTAGTTAATAACAAATCATAAATGAAAGTGATAAACATACCTAATATAATCCCTAAATGTTCTCTCAGTCACACCTGACACCAATTGTATCCTTCCATGACTAGCTGGTGTGCCCTTGAAATCAGTGCAAGTCCATTTGTGTGATTGAACTGAGCTGCAATATCCTGCCCAAATGTGTAACCAGCACCACGAGGAGATATTCCCCATCCACACCGGTCATCTGGATCAGACCACAACAGATCACACATGGGTCCTTCGTGTGGAACCTACATATGTGCAACAATCATTAACAACATACAGCTTTGTTACATGCAGCATACCAAATCCATGATTAAATACCAGAATCTTGATTGTGTTTAAATATAAACCTTTAGCCTAGCCATTCTAGACATACCTCCTGTATGCGGTCTAATGCCCTGATGTTATCTAGGGTATCCAAAGATGGTGACAGTCCCCCATGCAAACAGAAGAtctaacaaatcaaaattaagggtTGTTACAGGTTGCTGGGGCATCAATCAAGATAAGACAGTCAACTAAAAATGTGCAATTCAAACCTGACTCTCAATAAGGGCTGTCAGGGGTAGGTAATCAAAAAGGTCGGTAAAATATTTCCAGACATTGGCATTTCCATATTTTCTCAAGCATTCATCATAAAACCCATACCTGAAAGAGTAAAGCAAAAGAATTGCATGAAACACAACAGCATAAATAATCACCATCCAAGTATGTCCATGCATATGCAGTGTGCTGCATGCAAGTGTGTATTTGCACTTGTGTATGtgcatgtgtgtgtatgtgCACGAGGGTGTGtatttgagagagagagacagagacaAAGAGAAGCTTAAGAAACTTGTATATCATTCCATCTTCTAAACAATCTGTATCAACATCAACTCGAtcaggataaaaaaaatttccatcTTCTAAGCCATCATAACATATAACTACCCTAGTCTTATTCCTCCCATTATCCCTCCCTCACCCTGATGCATGCATCTGCTTCAATCAGAGCATTTCATATCAACCAAGTCTAGGTCAATGCACATGTCATAAAGCCTCAGCCCACATCCTTCAAACTTAAATCTATCCATGTAATGCAAAGCCCCTTTTGTGTAATCACACTCTCAAGCAGTTGACCATGGCACTCAAAAATCTTCTAACAGCACTAAATGCACTTTGGACtatagagagaaaagaaaaacaccactggcaaaaaattaaaaaaaacagttaTGACACTGTTCTGTTATTTCTTGCATTAGGGAGAGATAATAAAGTAAACAACTGCATTATGAGTGGGAGCTACATAATTTATAGTAAAAACAGAATAATTGTTTCCCTACAAAAGGGTGATCCTGCAGTAATGTATGCAAAAAAGCATTGATCAAAAGAAATAGTATAACAATTTGCTTCGGCAGTGTTACCATTCAACAAACTAACCAGTTATATGAAGGACTGTCTATGCAAACTTCATGTAACAGATTACCTATTAAAAGACATAATCATCTAAAAAGAGGATTGTTAGTTTAAGTAAACTAAGACATGCTGACATGTAATGTAATTCATATTTAACATGTTAGTTATTCTTGTCATGTTATTTGTTAAGATCATTAGTTTAAGTAAACTAAGACACACTGACATGTAATGCAATTCTTATTTAACATGTAAGTTATTCTTTTTCAGCTTATTTCTTAACTCATTTCTGATTTGGAagtcaaaataaatatctattttcCATCTCTCTCTAATGCATGCATCAGACCTTACATAAGAAATTCCTATATTCTGTGTATTAGAACATATACCACAATATAGCAAGTTATAACATGCAAATTCTATTAAACACTACCTAAGAggtaaatcaatattaaaattatacaagGCAAATTCAAATCAACTGGAGATCATTAGAAATTGTTTGGTAGGAATACAGAGAGAAAACTGACAAGGGAAAgaacaagagagaaaagaaacgTCAATCCCTTAGTTGATGCACAGAAGACAAGTAGAGAGACGTAGAATACTCATCCAGAAGTAGACAAAAATGGAggaattaaaattatcattctaaaattttaccCCACCATCtctttattcattttctctccaCCCAACACAACCTCCCCACCCTTCTCTCTATCCAACCAATCTTTCCCTTGCTTTCCAATACCTCTCACAAAACAAGCATATATTCAGTTGAATTCTCATacaaaactttgaaattttactgGAGCTAAGATACTGATAACTCTTCAAACAAATTAAGAAGTATGCAAAGGGGTAAGCTGCTAACCATGTTCAAGACTCCATCGATTAAGAATATTGTGTAATTGAACATGTAGGCAAGCACTTATTTATGTAATGATCCCTACAAATATTGCAACTCCCAACATGGTAAAAGCTATGAAAATAACcacttttatttattgatatcaaCTGAGGATTGGCTCAATGCATAGTCTAAGGCAATCCATGATTGCCACAGTAGTGTACAACacattaaaagtaaatatatatttctctgAATATTATAGAAACATAATATTCCAACCCTATGATTCAATAACAGTGTATGGTAATTTGGGCTGCGAATCACACAATTCTCtgtgtatattttttagatttattgtCCAATGAAATCTTCACATTCTAAGCCTACCCACCAAGGAACAGGTTCTGACAGTGGGCAAACACTCAGATAGAATGTGGGAAAAAGGGGATAGTGTAAGTCACATCACATGCAAAGCTCCTTTCACAAACCACAGTTCAGGACACAATACATTGCTCTAGAAAAAGCAAAGTGGtgtagataatttaaaaatcataatataaaaattaactatCACAAAAGAATGATCCCAATGAAaagtatatctatatatatagtattttcaTATATTGTTCCAACTAAGAGTTGTAGGGCCATGGACAAGAAAGACATGGTTTCATAAGCAAAAATAATCACTACAGCCTACAGCTGCTTCAACcagtattgaaatttttactctGTGATTTCCAGTGAAACAGCTCAAATGAcagaaaataaatcttacacTTGAGTTATTTGCCGGCTTTCATGATTTCCTCTCAGGATTGTAATTCTATCTCTGTACCGAACTTTCAGTGCCACCAAAAGCGTGACAGTCTCCACTGAATAATACCCCCGATCTACATAGAAGTAACAGCTAATTAAAAGGTGCTAGAGCATtcaatttcattgaatttcatCGAGATacccaaatttcaaaattgaaacaaagATAAACCTGTCAGACAACATTTGGGCAGTCACTAATACTGTTTATACAATCTAATTggataacattaattaaaagcCGGTTTCTATAAATTTGGCATAAATCTCAAtacactaataaaaaattttaatagcaaaaataaccaacataataatacatgtattatatgaaaaaaaaaaagaaaaaaccaacataaaatgcatgaattaaataaaaattaaaaatacagatcgaaaaataaaagaagagattAGCTCACCTACGTAATCGCCCATAAAGAGATAATTAGTATCGGGAGCATTGCCACCTATGCGAAAAAGCTCGATTAGATCATAAAACTGTCCGTGAATATCGCCGCATACGGTGACTGGACATTTGACTGGCTGGACGTTCCACTCCTCCACCAAAATCGCTCTCGCTTGATCGCAAAGAGTCTTCACCTCCGCCTCCGACAACGGCTTGCACTCCATCAATTGTTCGATCTGCCTATCCAGATCCCCGTGTGACGGCATCGTTTCAGATCACAGCAGATCCACGTATCTATAGATCAAAAGCCTAGAAAAACAGAGAAACGATACGCTTAGGGTTTCCGATTAACAAAACGAATCGTTTTGATGATCGCAGTGATTTCGATCTTTCTACCATTGATTCATTACGGtgttatttatttcataaaaaaataaaataaaatgctgTGCGTATACGAATAATAtgttttgtaaatgaaaaaaaacgGTGGGGAAGAGGAGGACAGTGAAATGAAACCCAAAtgcaaatgaaatgaaatggaGATTCAATTTCAAACGACAATGATAATGatgtttgtgttttttatttttttaattcaaataaaaaacaacttgTTATAcgttatattgtattatttttgtttgtgttggCGAAAATTGTAAGGAAGGAAAATTTTCTGTCTCCGGTGGCTCCGCCGAGTCAATGTCGCAAAGGAGAGTGACACGTGTcggattttttcttttatttaatttgattttaacatTCTTGTTATTCGTTTGTTTCCTTGGGCCGAATATATTCCCGACCAAAAGTTTTCTGAAATGGTTTTTTCCactctttaagtttaaaaagttcatTTTATCACCTGTTcattaaattgttaataaatttgttaattttttaaagttagtaaaaagacaaaaatgccTTCTGTTTTTACCAATCTAAATCATAGTTTgtcttaacaaaatttattaaagttttatccatccctagttaattttaatgttaatgTTTTCCAAGGGTGCAAGGGAAGGAGGGGAGGCAAATTCTAGTGAGAGGAGAGAGAAAATTATCTTTTAGTGCATAGACCCTTCAAATTCTTGAtggtttatttatgttttagtaaCGATAAGATTATTGtcttattgttatttatttgtcCTTGACCTTGTTAGAACTATAACAACTTTTTTTGTTACGTTGCTTTTTCTTTAGGTTGCATTGTCCTCTCCCCTTTCAATAGAACGGCTATAGTTTAATTAGATACCATTGATTTTGTCCATCCCATCTCACCACAACTACTTTGGTATGTGAAATTGTGACTTAAAGGActtgagttttgattttgtgtGATGCTGCAACGTTCAGTTCTCCCCTATCTACCAATGCCAACCTATTCTCCACCATCCATCAACAATTGCCCACCAGCCATTTATCATGTCCTCTTCTCACCCACACCTAAGTTTGTTTTTGTGTGACTTCCACCATCCACCCAATTGCCTACCATTGCACATTTGTCTCCACTGAGTCTTGATGCACACGTACAAAGTCATTAGTTGACTGTGTGCTTACCAATACCCTTAGACACATGCACGCAGAATCCATAACCCATGCTtgctatttttaaattttatttgtgggTTTGAGAAATTTTGTGATGGTGATTTGTATTGAATTGGTAGATGAtaagaaaatagattttttttttttttaaacttagtagGTTGGAAAAATAGTTGTATCAAAGTTCAGGTGGAAAACGGTGATCCGCCTTTGTTGGTGTGTGATGAGGGTCAAAGACACAAAGTgatgaaaatgaatttggtcaaagaaaacaaaataagattgaaGGAAGATCCATTCagcttttgaattttaaaatttgttttatttgccACTTCCACAAAACTCcctttaattttctgttttgtcCTCTCTTTCTGGTGTTATGTCATCTGGGACTTTGAAcaagaatatattctaaatttccCATTTACtgaatgataatttaactttttacatTCTGTCATGTAAACAAAGTAATAATGTTTGCAATTCTTTAAATAAAGTGGAATTTACTTGACatgatttttcttatattttcaagaaaaagaGACATTAACGTATATCTAATCACACTTTGTTTGTATGCAGTGATGCAGGGTTGTTCTTCGCTTGGCAGCTTCTTCACATGCCACAAAAAGCACCAATTTCAGTCTCTTTTACCTTTTGCCCTTTTTGGCCATTTGAATCCAGTTTTAATTTAGACTCcgccaaatgactatgtcccccCCAAAGTTTGATGCAAAACTATCCTCTCACCTgctaactataaaaaatttaaactctcgcccataaactaataaaattaataaaaatagttaattccagagataaaattgttatttaattagtaatgtattaaaaataatgaaatattatctatttttctcataggtttataaaataaacaattttctctaagattgagttttcaaatcttatatttttcctttagaGTTTCTCCCTCCCCTTTTTCGATGCATCTCTGGTGTGTTCCCCCTTAGTGACTATTCTTCATTTAGTGATAAAAGCGATGTCTTCGTCCAGTGACGAAGATGGTCACTAAGGGGGAAACACGTCAAAGGTGCACtgaaaaaaggagagagagcAAAACCATTGGTTTTGGCACCGAAAAAGAGAGGGAGAGCGAAACCATTGGTTTTGGTGCTTAAAAAGGGGAGAGAAACCTTAAGAAAAAtgtaagatttgaaaatttaattctaaaagaaaattactaattttctaaacttatgagaaaataaataatattttattatttttaatatattaattattaaataacgattttacttttaaaattaattattttattaatagtttaaaacagaatttaaattttcaataataaataaatgggaGTTGGGTTTctgtcaaaccttgggtgggaatatgtcttttggcctttagaCTCAAAGATGAATTAATCCAAACCCTAAAGATTGCGTGGGTTAAAAAGCTTTCTGCAGCTTGTGCATACGTACAAAGCCtcttttgacttttctctttgaaagaaaaaaaaaacccttacaataaaataattaataaaattatatatacaaataatatacataattttatatataaataataaagtatcactgtataattaaatattattttatttctaattttaaactacataatcacatagtgatatgtcattatttacgtataaaattatacatataacactactcattacaaaaatgaaagattatcaCAAACATAtattacctaaaaaattattggacATAAATTATTAcgttaaaatttagtaaaaattggtcagtataaataattattatgtttgattagagataattaataaaaaaatactaacatattatttcacttaaatatctttgaatataattatccTAAAATATTCTTCgcgttacttattatattaattaaaaatgatgatatttttatcttaaaaaaatagtaattaatgatataattataacaaaatcaaaattactttaatataccaacttaataaaataatatatataacacaatttaattaaaaaatattttttatcttttatattacctataagattagaatttttattatataccaatttaataaaataatatatataaaaaataaaacatatattactagtaaaatctTTTTGTTCCATCAATCTAAACCCACTTAAAAGTGAGATGCTCTAGcataatatgagttttgaaaacttacaaatat
This sequence is a window from Mangifera indica cultivar Alphonso chromosome 5, CATAS_Mindica_2.1, whole genome shotgun sequence. Protein-coding genes within it:
- the LOC123217504 gene encoding serine/threonine-protein phosphatase PP2A-2 catalytic subunit, which encodes MPSHGDLDRQIEQLMECKPLSEAEVKTLCDQARAILVEEWNVQPVKCPVTVCGDIHGQFYDLIELFRIGGNAPDTNYLFMGDYVDRGYYSVETVTLLVALKVRYRDRITILRGNHESRQITQVYGFYDECLRKYGNANVWKYFTDLFDYLPLTALIESQIFCLHGGLSPSLDTLDNIRALDRIQEVPHEGPMCDLLWSDPDDRCGWGISPRGAGYTFGQDIAAQFNHTNGLALISRAHQLVMEGYNWCQEKNVVTVFSAPNYCYRCGNMAAILEIGENMDQNFLQFDPAPRQIEPDTTRKTPDYFL